One Triticum dicoccoides isolate Atlit2015 ecotype Zavitan chromosome 4B, WEW_v2.0, whole genome shotgun sequence genomic window carries:
- the LOC119291608 gene encoding cytochrome P450 716A1-like isoform X3, protein MAYSILLGAVLVLLVAAVVQLLYKNFYRLYYSAYKLPPGNLGVPVIGSTFSLLRACRSNTDDQWFRDRIKNYGPVSTMSLFGSPTVLLAGPAANHFIFGNDGLILTQTGALRALVGRSVLALTGSELKLVRSALQGYLKPEMVRRYVCKIDHEVRSHIELNWVGCDSVTLMILQVLPTVRRLSLAIICSVVLGQESATIKEGMAASAKIRKAITNIANKREDSLLQEANATSDNDFISYMFILRSQGAHSLTLEDIVDNTMGLIVGAHETTSALITFMIRHLSNEPDILDKVTREQDEIARNKNPKDALTWDDVAKMKYMWKVAMETLRTIPPVFGSFRTTTKDIEYQGYHIPKGWKVFAAQSVTHMDSQFFHEPNKFNPSRFEKSAPPYCYMPFGGGPRMCPGNVFARVETMVAMHYLVRQFRWKITCEKETYKRDPKPTPVLGLPIKLKLRPLAKNVQANNMDAGTG, encoded by the exons ATGGCTTACTCCATTCTCCTCGGGGCAGTACTTGTGTTGCTTGTAGCTGCAGTTGTCCAACTCCTTTACAAAAACTTCTACAGGCTCTACTACTCAGCCTATAAGCTGCCTCCTGGTAATCTCGGCGTGCCGGTTATCGGCAGTACTTTCTCTCTCCTCCGCGCCTGCCGCAGCAACACCGACGACCAATGGTTCCGAGACCGGATCAAGAATTACGGCCCGGTCTCTACCATGTCGCTGTTTGGATCGCCGACGGTGCTACTGGCCGGGCCGGCGGCGAACCATTTCATATTCGGCAACGACGGCCTAATCTTGACGCAGACAGGCGCGCTGAGAGCCCTCGTTGGGCGGTCGGTACTGGCACTCACGGGCAGCGAGCTGAAGCTGGTCCGCAGCGCCCTGCAGGGTTACTTGAAGCCAGAGATGGTGAGGAGATACGTCTGCAAGATAGACCATGAGGTCCGGAGCCACATCGAGCTAAACTGGGTCGGTTGTGACTCTGTCACG TTGATGATTTTACAGGTCCTGCCAACAGTGAGGAGACTTTCGCTTGCTATCATATGTTCGGTTGTCTTGGGACAAGAGTCAGCTACCATCAAAGAAG GTATGGCTGCAAGTGCGAAGATACGAAAGGCTATCACAAATATTGCCAACAAGAGGGAAGACTCACTGTTGCAGGAAGCAAATGCCACTTCTGATAATGACTTCATCAGCTACATGTTCATTCTTCGTTCTCAAGGTGCCCACTCCCTCACTCTCGAAGACATTGTGGACAACACGATGGGCCTCATTGTTGGGGCACACGAGACAACTTCTGCTCTTATCACCTTCATGATCCGGCACCTCTCCAATGAGCCAGATATCCTTGACAAAGTTACTAGAG AGCAAGATGAGATTGCACGGAATAAAAACCCAAAAGATGCTCTAACTTGGGATGATGTTGCAAAGATGAAATATATGTGGAAAGTGGCAATGGAGACACTAAGAACAATTCCTCCAGTTTTTGGGAGCTTCCGAACAACTACCAAAGACATTGAATACCAGGGTTACCATATCCCGAAAGGCTGGAAA GTCTTCGCAGCGCAAAGTGTCACTCATATGGATTCACAATTCTTTCATGAGCCTAACAAATTCAATCCTTCTCGGTTTGAGAAATCCGCCCCTCCGTACTGCTACATGCCATTTGGAGGGGGTCCAAGAATGTGCCCTGGTAATGTGTTTGCAAGGGTAGAAACTATGGTGGCCATGCACTATCTAGTAAGGCAGTTCAGGTGGAAAATAACCTGTGAAAAGGAAACCTACAAGAGGGATCCAAAGCCGACGCCCGTCCTTGGACTTCCAATTAAACTCAAGTTGAGACCACTTGCCAAAAACGTCCAAGCTAACAATATGGATGCCGGAACAGGTTAA
- the LOC119291610 gene encoding dirigent protein 1-like — protein MANSAALILLISSVLLAAAAYIRREPGHADGSFADTHLHFFMHDAYDGPRPTAALIVTGREPLPLPSDDGATDQEATSSSPRRFGDIAVMNNALTEGPERGSARVGSAQGFTVRVAEHGAVNDLSLHLVMEAGEYGGSSLAVKGRVDTGAAVRESIIVGGTGRFRFATGYALSRSYDYDVASGGVVEIDVYVQLRRV, from the coding sequence ATGGCTAACTCGGCCGCCTTGATCCTTCTAATCTCATCGGTCCTGCTAGCCGCAGCTGCCTACATTCGCCGTGAGCCAGGCCACGCGGACGGAAGCTTCGCCGACACACACCTCCACTTCTTCATGCACGACGCCTACGACGGCCCGCGCCCCACGGCCGCGCTCATCGTCACTGGAAGGGAGCCGCTCCCGCTACCGTCTGACGACGGCGCCACCGACCAGGaggcaacctcctcctccccacggAGGTTCGGCGACATCGCCGTGATGAACAACGCGCTTACGGAGGGGCCCGAGCGCGGCAGCGCACGAGTCGGCTCGGCGCAGGGGTTCACCGTGCGCGTCGCGGAGCACGGCGCCGTGAACGACCTAAGCCTGCACCTCGTGATGGAGGCCGGCGAATACGGGGGAAGCTCGTTGGCGGTGAAGGGCAGGGTGGACACGGGCGCCGCGGTGCGGGAGTCCATAATCGTCGGCGGCACCGGCCGCTTCCGCTTCGCGACGGGCTACGCGCTGAGCAGGAGCTACGACTACGACGTCGCCAGCGGAGGAGTCGTGGAGATCGATGTGTACGTGCAGCTTCGACGAGTTTAA
- the LOC119291608 gene encoding cytochrome P450 716A1-like isoform X2, translating to MAYSILLGAVLVLLVAAVVQLLYKNFYRLYYSAYKLPPGNLGVPVIGSTFSLLRACRSNTDDQWFRDRIKNYGPVSTMSLFGSPTVLLAGPAANHFIFGNDGLILTQTGALRALVGRSVLALTGSELKLVRSALQGYLKPEMVRRYVCKIDHEVRSHIELNWVGCDSVTVLPTVRRLSLAIICSVVLGQESATIKEGLCTDFVTLGKAILSFPVNIPFTRFNKGMAASAKIRKAITNIANKREDSLLQEANATSDNDFISYMFILRSQGAHSLTLEDIVDNTMGLIVGAHETTSALITFMIRHLSNEPDILDKVTREQDEIARNKNPKDALTWDDVAKMKYMWKVAMETLRTIPPVFGSFRTTTKDIEYQGYHIPKGWKVFAAQSVTHMDSQFFHEPNKFNPSRFEKSAPPYCYMPFGGGPRMCPGNVFARVETMVAMHYLVRQFRWKITCEKETYKRDPKPTPVLGLPIKLKLRPLAKNVQANNMDAGTG from the exons ATGGCTTACTCCATTCTCCTCGGGGCAGTACTTGTGTTGCTTGTAGCTGCAGTTGTCCAACTCCTTTACAAAAACTTCTACAGGCTCTACTACTCAGCCTATAAGCTGCCTCCTGGTAATCTCGGCGTGCCGGTTATCGGCAGTACTTTCTCTCTCCTCCGCGCCTGCCGCAGCAACACCGACGACCAATGGTTCCGAGACCGGATCAAGAATTACGGCCCGGTCTCTACCATGTCGCTGTTTGGATCGCCGACGGTGCTACTGGCCGGGCCGGCGGCGAACCATTTCATATTCGGCAACGACGGCCTAATCTTGACGCAGACAGGCGCGCTGAGAGCCCTCGTTGGGCGGTCGGTACTGGCACTCACGGGCAGCGAGCTGAAGCTGGTCCGCAGCGCCCTGCAGGGTTACTTGAAGCCAGAGATGGTGAGGAGATACGTCTGCAAGATAGACCATGAGGTCCGGAGCCACATCGAGCTAAACTGGGTCGGTTGTGACTCTGTCACG GTCCTGCCAACAGTGAGGAGACTTTCGCTTGCTATCATATGTTCGGTTGTCTTGGGACAAGAGTCAGCTACCATCAAAGAAGGTTTATGCacagattttgttactcttgggaagGCTATATTATCATTTCCGGTGAATATACCATTCACCCGGTTCAACAAAGGTATGGCTGCAAGTGCGAAGATACGAAAGGCTATCACAAATATTGCCAACAAGAGGGAAGACTCACTGTTGCAGGAAGCAAATGCCACTTCTGATAATGACTTCATCAGCTACATGTTCATTCTTCGTTCTCAAGGTGCCCACTCCCTCACTCTCGAAGACATTGTGGACAACACGATGGGCCTCATTGTTGGGGCACACGAGACAACTTCTGCTCTTATCACCTTCATGATCCGGCACCTCTCCAATGAGCCAGATATCCTTGACAAAGTTACTAGAG AGCAAGATGAGATTGCACGGAATAAAAACCCAAAAGATGCTCTAACTTGGGATGATGTTGCAAAGATGAAATATATGTGGAAAGTGGCAATGGAGACACTAAGAACAATTCCTCCAGTTTTTGGGAGCTTCCGAACAACTACCAAAGACATTGAATACCAGGGTTACCATATCCCGAAAGGCTGGAAA GTCTTCGCAGCGCAAAGTGTCACTCATATGGATTCACAATTCTTTCATGAGCCTAACAAATTCAATCCTTCTCGGTTTGAGAAATCCGCCCCTCCGTACTGCTACATGCCATTTGGAGGGGGTCCAAGAATGTGCCCTGGTAATGTGTTTGCAAGGGTAGAAACTATGGTGGCCATGCACTATCTAGTAAGGCAGTTCAGGTGGAAAATAACCTGTGAAAAGGAAACCTACAAGAGGGATCCAAAGCCGACGCCCGTCCTTGGACTTCCAATTAAACTCAAGTTGAGACCACTTGCCAAAAACGTCCAAGCTAACAATATGGATGCCGGAACAGGTTAA
- the LOC119291608 gene encoding cytochrome P450 716A1-like isoform X1, translating to MAYSILLGAVLVLLVAAVVQLLYKNFYRLYYSAYKLPPGNLGVPVIGSTFSLLRACRSNTDDQWFRDRIKNYGPVSTMSLFGSPTVLLAGPAANHFIFGNDGLILTQTGALRALVGRSVLALTGSELKLVRSALQGYLKPEMVRRYVCKIDHEVRSHIELNWVGCDSVTLMILQVLPTVRRLSLAIICSVVLGQESATIKEGLCTDFVTLGKAILSFPVNIPFTRFNKGMAASAKIRKAITNIANKREDSLLQEANATSDNDFISYMFILRSQGAHSLTLEDIVDNTMGLIVGAHETTSALITFMIRHLSNEPDILDKVTREQDEIARNKNPKDALTWDDVAKMKYMWKVAMETLRTIPPVFGSFRTTTKDIEYQGYHIPKGWKVFAAQSVTHMDSQFFHEPNKFNPSRFEKSAPPYCYMPFGGGPRMCPGNVFARVETMVAMHYLVRQFRWKITCEKETYKRDPKPTPVLGLPIKLKLRPLAKNVQANNMDAGTG from the exons ATGGCTTACTCCATTCTCCTCGGGGCAGTACTTGTGTTGCTTGTAGCTGCAGTTGTCCAACTCCTTTACAAAAACTTCTACAGGCTCTACTACTCAGCCTATAAGCTGCCTCCTGGTAATCTCGGCGTGCCGGTTATCGGCAGTACTTTCTCTCTCCTCCGCGCCTGCCGCAGCAACACCGACGACCAATGGTTCCGAGACCGGATCAAGAATTACGGCCCGGTCTCTACCATGTCGCTGTTTGGATCGCCGACGGTGCTACTGGCCGGGCCGGCGGCGAACCATTTCATATTCGGCAACGACGGCCTAATCTTGACGCAGACAGGCGCGCTGAGAGCCCTCGTTGGGCGGTCGGTACTGGCACTCACGGGCAGCGAGCTGAAGCTGGTCCGCAGCGCCCTGCAGGGTTACTTGAAGCCAGAGATGGTGAGGAGATACGTCTGCAAGATAGACCATGAGGTCCGGAGCCACATCGAGCTAAACTGGGTCGGTTGTGACTCTGTCACG TTGATGATTTTACAGGTCCTGCCAACAGTGAGGAGACTTTCGCTTGCTATCATATGTTCGGTTGTCTTGGGACAAGAGTCAGCTACCATCAAAGAAGGTTTATGCacagattttgttactcttgggaagGCTATATTATCATTTCCGGTGAATATACCATTCACCCGGTTCAACAAAGGTATGGCTGCAAGTGCGAAGATACGAAAGGCTATCACAAATATTGCCAACAAGAGGGAAGACTCACTGTTGCAGGAAGCAAATGCCACTTCTGATAATGACTTCATCAGCTACATGTTCATTCTTCGTTCTCAAGGTGCCCACTCCCTCACTCTCGAAGACATTGTGGACAACACGATGGGCCTCATTGTTGGGGCACACGAGACAACTTCTGCTCTTATCACCTTCATGATCCGGCACCTCTCCAATGAGCCAGATATCCTTGACAAAGTTACTAGAG AGCAAGATGAGATTGCACGGAATAAAAACCCAAAAGATGCTCTAACTTGGGATGATGTTGCAAAGATGAAATATATGTGGAAAGTGGCAATGGAGACACTAAGAACAATTCCTCCAGTTTTTGGGAGCTTCCGAACAACTACCAAAGACATTGAATACCAGGGTTACCATATCCCGAAAGGCTGGAAA GTCTTCGCAGCGCAAAGTGTCACTCATATGGATTCACAATTCTTTCATGAGCCTAACAAATTCAATCCTTCTCGGTTTGAGAAATCCGCCCCTCCGTACTGCTACATGCCATTTGGAGGGGGTCCAAGAATGTGCCCTGGTAATGTGTTTGCAAGGGTAGAAACTATGGTGGCCATGCACTATCTAGTAAGGCAGTTCAGGTGGAAAATAACCTGTGAAAAGGAAACCTACAAGAGGGATCCAAAGCCGACGCCCGTCCTTGGACTTCCAATTAAACTCAAGTTGAGACCACTTGCCAAAAACGTCCAAGCTAACAATATGGATGCCGGAACAGGTTAA